In Dehalococcoidia bacterium, a single window of DNA contains:
- the ybeY gene encoding rRNA maturation RNase YbeY, protein MRRHEVEVRVDAPFRREVREEWVRGIVGRVLAAEKTPRVWVSVRIAGDALVRRLNREYRGEDAPTDVLAFALSENPHDFVLPPGGVLQLGEVVVSLPTARRQAREAGRPLLTEVAHVLIHGVLHLLGYDHESEEDRKRMRGREEGLLSALGNDIIQRE, encoded by the coding sequence ATGCGAAGGCATGAGGTAGAGGTGCGGGTCGACGCCCCGTTCCGGCGGGAGGTGAGGGAGGAGTGGGTGCGCGGGATCGTCGGGCGCGTCCTCGCCGCCGAGAAGACGCCCCGTGTGTGGGTAAGCGTCCGGATCGCGGGCGATGCGCTCGTCCGCCGGCTCAACCGTGAGTACCGCGGCGAGGACGCGCCCACCGACGTCCTCGCATTCGCCCTCTCAGAGAATCCGCATGACTTCGTCCTCCCGCCCGGCGGCGTCCTGCAACTGGGCGAGGTCGTGGTCTCGCTTCCCACGGCCCGACGCCAGGCGCGCGAGGCGGGCCGCCCCCTGCTGACCGAAGTCGCCCACGTGCTCATTCACGGCGTCCTCCACCTGCTCGGGTACGATCACGAGTCCGAAGAGGACAGAAAGCGGATGCGCGGCCGCGAGGAAGGCCTGCTCTCCGCGTTGGGGAATGATATAATTCAGCGTGAGTAG
- a CDS encoding NUDIX domain-containing protein produces MNDQPARREVVTCFLRRTDARGEARVLIVRRSGRVGTYRGRWSAISGYLEAETPLDQAMTEISEETGLGNDDVTLVAAGEPLPVDDAQSGLRWLVYPFLFDMASGRDVELDWENVEGRWVAPEELSRYDTVPALEDALRRVWPSGRTRG; encoded by the coding sequence ATGAACGATCAACCTGCGCGCCGAGAAGTCGTGACCTGCTTCCTGCGCCGCACCGACGCGCGGGGCGAGGCGCGCGTCCTCATCGTCCGGCGCAGCGGACGCGTCGGCACCTATCGTGGACGGTGGTCCGCAATCAGCGGCTACCTGGAAGCGGAGACTCCGCTCGATCAGGCGATGACGGAGATCAGCGAGGAGACGGGGCTCGGCAACGACGATGTCACGCTGGTCGCCGCGGGCGAGCCCCTGCCCGTCGACGATGCGCAATCGGGACTGCGCTGGCTCGTCTACCCGTTCCTCTTCGACATGGCATCCGGGAGAGACGTCGAGCTCGATTGGGAGAACGTTGAGGGCCGCTGGGTGGCGCCCGAAGAACTGTCGCGGTACGATACCGTTCCCGCGCTGGAAGACGCGCTCCGCCGGGTGTGGCCCTCGGGCCGGACGCGCGGTTGA